From Solwaraspora sp. WMMD1047, the proteins below share one genomic window:
- a CDS encoding class I SAM-dependent methyltransferase codes for MTSQRGVVDADPGNHDQARAWNGPEGAHWAARPETGPAGFAGSADPTGEGDEITRRLLAAAGIGDRDVVLDIGCGTGETTRLAAYRAARGRVVGIDLSAPMLDQARRLTAAAGLTNVSYLAGDAQIHPLPAATFDLAISRFGTMFFADPVAAFGNIGRALRPGGRLLFLCPREMARNDWYVVPMTALTPPPLPESGMFALADPDHVRDLLARAGLAQVTLTPVDDPMDFGPELAAATSFFLGSGPVRALLENPAGPTPHQAEERLTAALRRYAGPGGVRIPAATWLVSAVRPESAGRR; via the coding sequence ATGACCAGTCAGCGGGGCGTGGTCGACGCCGATCCGGGCAACCATGACCAGGCGCGGGCCTGGAACGGTCCGGAGGGCGCCCACTGGGCGGCCCGACCGGAGACCGGCCCGGCCGGTTTCGCCGGCTCGGCCGATCCGACCGGAGAGGGCGACGAGATCACCCGGCGGCTGCTCGCGGCCGCCGGGATCGGCGACCGGGACGTGGTGCTCGACATCGGCTGCGGCACCGGCGAGACCACCCGGCTCGCCGCGTACCGGGCCGCGCGCGGTCGGGTGGTCGGGATCGACCTGTCCGCACCGATGCTGGACCAGGCCCGGCGGCTCACCGCCGCGGCGGGTCTGACCAACGTCAGCTACCTGGCCGGCGACGCCCAGATCCATCCGCTGCCGGCGGCCACCTTCGACCTCGCCATCAGCCGGTTCGGCACGATGTTCTTCGCCGATCCGGTCGCGGCGTTCGGCAACATCGGTCGGGCCCTGCGGCCCGGCGGCCGGCTGCTGTTCCTGTGCCCCCGGGAGATGGCCCGCAACGACTGGTACGTGGTGCCGATGACCGCGCTCACCCCGCCACCGCTGCCGGAGTCCGGCATGTTCGCCCTGGCCGACCCGGACCACGTCCGCGACCTGCTGGCCCGGGCCGGGCTGGCCCAGGTCACCCTGACGCCGGTCGACGACCCGATGGACTTCGGCCCCGAGCTGGCCGCCGCCACCAGCTTCTTCCTCGGCAGCGGCCCGGTCCGGGCCCTGCTGGAGAATCCCGCCGGACCTACCCCGCACCAGGCCGAGGAGCGGCTCACCGCCGCACTGCGCCGCTACGCGGGACCCGGGGGAGTCCGGATCCCGGCAGCGACCTGGCTGGTCAGCGCGGTGCGGCCGGAGTCGGCGGGGCGCCGGTGA
- a CDS encoding saccharopine dehydrogenase NADP-binding domain-containing protein — translation MTRIVVLGGYGAVGRAVARTLAPTLPGRIVVAGRDPRRADAFVAQHPDALVARRVDARDPGDVAAVLTGARVLVMCLESGNEQVARRCLERGVHYVDVSASLGVLSAIGRLDPLAVRNGVTAALSVGLAPGLTNLLARHVTDRLADAEAVDLTVLIGTGERHGPGAVDWLLDNLAASVPEAGGPGPLRVGLPGYGRRTTHPFPFSDQYTLRRTLGVPVTTRLCFDSAALTAAVFALRRGPALRLLRRPGVAGAVSAAMARLRLGSDGFAVRATARAADGRLAAYALTGRGEARVTGVVAALVARHLHGGGAPAGVRHLDQFLDPAAFFAQLGEYGVGQHELPAGTDHRRNPMSGSG, via the coding sequence GTGACCCGGATCGTGGTGCTCGGTGGGTACGGCGCGGTCGGTCGGGCCGTCGCCCGCACCCTGGCGCCGACGCTGCCGGGCCGGATCGTCGTCGCCGGCCGGGACCCGCGCCGGGCCGACGCGTTCGTGGCCCAGCACCCGGACGCGTTGGTGGCACGCCGGGTGGACGCGCGCGACCCCGGGGACGTGGCGGCCGTGCTCACCGGCGCCCGGGTGCTGGTGATGTGCCTGGAGTCGGGGAACGAACAGGTGGCACGGCGCTGTCTGGAGCGGGGCGTGCACTACGTGGACGTGAGCGCGTCGCTCGGGGTGCTGTCGGCCATCGGTCGGCTGGACCCGCTGGCCGTCCGGAACGGGGTCACCGCCGCGCTCAGCGTCGGACTCGCCCCCGGGCTGACCAACCTGCTCGCCCGGCACGTCACGGACCGGCTCGCGGATGCCGAGGCGGTGGACCTCACGGTGCTGATCGGTACCGGCGAGCGGCACGGGCCGGGGGCGGTGGACTGGCTGCTCGACAACCTCGCGGCGTCCGTCCCGGAGGCTGGGGGACCGGGTCCGCTGCGGGTCGGACTGCCCGGTTACGGCCGGCGCACGACGCACCCGTTCCCGTTCTCGGATCAGTACACGCTGCGACGGACTCTCGGCGTACCCGTGACGACCCGGCTCTGCTTCGACTCGGCCGCGCTGACCGCGGCGGTCTTCGCGCTGCGGCGCGGGCCGGCCCTGCGGCTGCTGCGCCGCCCGGGGGTGGCCGGTGCGGTCAGCGCCGCGATGGCCCGGCTCCGGCTCGGCTCGGACGGCTTCGCCGTGCGGGCCACCGCCCGGGCCGCCGACGGCCGGCTCGCGGCGTACGCGTTGACCGGTCGGGGCGAGGCCCGGGTGACCGGGGTGGTTGCCGCGCTGGTGGCGCGGCACCTGCACGGTGGCGGCGCGCCGGCCGGGGTCCGACACCTCGACCAGTTCCTCGATCCGGCCGCCTTCTTCGCGCAGCTCGGCGAATACGGCGTCGGGCAGCACGAGCTGCCGGCCGGGACCGACCACCGCCGGAACCCGATGTCCGGCTCCGGTTAG
- a CDS encoding endonuclease/exonuclease/phosphatase family protein, giving the protein MTYNILNGGVDRRAGSETDRLDLLARVIRDQQPDLLALQELRDFHRDGRLARFAERVGMRGRLARSWLGQPVAVLVRPSARVISARPVRRPFHHAALRLVVGTDRGPLTVVGTHLRPYSGGWRRWEAGWLAAAGGPAGRLALLLGDLNSLAPAAGDGPVPAAGETPAAARDQAERVHRLAPAYRTRHLRADGVTVDTRAIATLYDAGFVDLFRRAGDGGAGLTVPTRLGGAEFSAGLRVDYILGTPAVAERTRSCQVVRDGGADRASDHYPLVAELDLSL; this is encoded by the coding sequence ATGACCTACAACATCTTGAACGGTGGGGTCGACCGCCGAGCCGGGTCGGAAACCGACCGGCTGGACCTGCTGGCACGGGTGATTCGCGACCAGCAACCTGATCTCCTCGCCCTGCAGGAGCTGCGTGACTTCCACCGGGACGGCCGCCTCGCCCGGTTCGCCGAGCGGGTCGGCATGCGCGGTCGGCTGGCCCGCTCGTGGCTGGGGCAGCCGGTGGCGGTGCTGGTCCGCCCGTCGGCCCGGGTGATCTCCGCCCGCCCGGTCCGCCGGCCGTTCCACCATGCGGCCCTGCGGCTGGTGGTCGGGACGGATCGTGGGCCGCTCACCGTGGTCGGCACGCATCTGCGGCCGTACTCCGGCGGCTGGCGCCGGTGGGAGGCCGGCTGGCTGGCCGCGGCCGGCGGTCCGGCCGGTCGACTCGCGTTGCTGCTCGGCGACCTGAACTCGCTGGCCCCGGCCGCTGGCGACGGCCCGGTCCCAGCTGCCGGGGAGACGCCGGCGGCGGCCCGTGATCAGGCCGAGCGGGTACACCGGCTGGCGCCGGCGTACCGGACCCGGCACCTGCGCGCGGACGGGGTGACCGTGGACACCCGGGCGATCGCCACCCTGTACGACGCCGGGTTCGTCGATCTGTTCCGGCGGGCCGGTGACGGGGGAGCGGGGCTGACGGTGCCGACCCGGCTGGGCGGGGCCGAGTTCTCCGCCGGCCTGCGGGTCGACTACATCCTGGGTACGCCGGCCGTCGCCGAGCGCACCCGCAGTTGCCAGGTGGTTCGCGACGGCGGAGCCGACCGCGCCTCGGACCACTACCCGCTGGTCGCCGAGCTGGACCTGTCGCTCTGA
- a CDS encoding Nramp family divalent metal transporter gives MTQTAADRFPTRHVPAPAVRDMPEPPRSAGRIIGPGIIAAGVGLASGEFILYPYIASQVGLIFLWAAAVGIVTQWFLNMEIERYTLATGETALTGFSRFWRHWGLVFAIMVYFANLWPGWASSSATMITYLFGGDATWIAVGILLLIGVILTLAPVVYTALERIEFAKVALVILFIAVAVAFAISAETWGELPRAVTAPEFPMELGFALMLSALVFAGAGGGQNLVQSNWIRDKGFGMGRYVPRLVSPVTGREEAAPDTTGFVFEPTEENLARWRRWWKVANQEQLATFVLVSFTTIVLMSMLAYSTVYGVPGLANSVDFLEVEGNRLKELVGPWFGTLFWVIGALSLFAAAVGIVDYTSRLAADVLKTSYLRRASESKIYFALVWGLVVIGCLILLAGFSQPLPLLVISACVGGLMMFIYAILLLVVNRRVLPAPIRPRSYRVAALIWAVLLFGVFSVLTIWQQGETLLEWLR, from the coding sequence ATGACGCAGACCGCCGCCGACCGCTTTCCGACCCGGCACGTGCCGGCCCCCGCCGTCCGGGACATGCCGGAGCCGCCCCGATCCGCAGGGCGGATCATCGGGCCCGGCATCATCGCCGCCGGCGTCGGCCTGGCCTCCGGCGAGTTCATCCTCTACCCCTACATCGCCTCCCAGGTGGGCCTCATCTTCCTCTGGGCGGCGGCCGTCGGCATCGTCACCCAGTGGTTCCTCAACATGGAGATCGAGCGGTACACCCTCGCCACCGGCGAAACCGCGCTCACCGGCTTCTCGCGGTTCTGGCGGCACTGGGGACTGGTCTTCGCGATCATGGTGTACTTCGCCAACCTCTGGCCCGGCTGGGCGTCCAGCTCGGCAACCATGATCACCTACCTGTTCGGTGGCGACGCGACCTGGATCGCCGTCGGCATCCTGCTGCTGATCGGGGTGATCCTCACCCTGGCCCCGGTCGTCTACACCGCCCTGGAGCGGATCGAGTTCGCCAAGGTCGCCCTGGTCATCCTCTTCATAGCGGTCGCCGTCGCGTTCGCCATCTCCGCCGAGACCTGGGGTGAGCTGCCCCGGGCGGTGACCGCGCCGGAGTTCCCGATGGAACTGGGCTTCGCCCTGATGCTCTCGGCGCTGGTGTTCGCCGGCGCCGGCGGCGGCCAGAACCTGGTGCAGTCCAACTGGATCCGGGACAAGGGCTTCGGCATGGGCCGGTACGTGCCCCGGCTGGTCAGCCCGGTCACCGGCCGGGAGGAGGCCGCCCCGGACACGACCGGCTTCGTCTTCGAGCCGACCGAGGAGAACCTGGCCCGCTGGCGGCGCTGGTGGAAGGTCGCCAACCAGGAGCAGCTCGCCACCTTCGTCCTGGTCTCCTTCACGACGATTGTGCTGATGTCGATGCTCGCGTACTCCACCGTCTACGGCGTGCCGGGGCTGGCCAACAGCGTGGACTTCCTGGAGGTCGAGGGAAACCGGCTCAAGGAGCTGGTCGGTCCGTGGTTCGGCACCCTGTTCTGGGTGATCGGGGCGCTGTCGCTGTTCGCCGCCGCGGTGGGCATCGTCGACTACACCAGCCGGCTGGCCGCCGACGTGCTGAAGACGTCGTACCTGCGCCGGGCATCGGAGAGCAAGATCTACTTCGCGCTGGTGTGGGGCCTGGTGGTGATCGGCTGCCTGATCCTGCTGGCCGGCTTCAGCCAGCCGCTGCCACTGCTGGTGATCTCGGCCTGCGTCGGCGGCCTGATGATGTTCATCTACGCGATCCTTCTGCTGGTGGTCAACCGGCGGGTGCTGCCCGCCCCGATCCGCCCCCGCTCCTACCGGGTCGCGGCGCTGATCTGGGCGGTGCTGCTGTTCGGCGTCTTCTCCGTGCTGACCATCTGGCAGCAGGGTGAGACCCTGCTGGAGTGGCTGCGCTGA
- a CDS encoding LysR family transcriptional regulator, translating into MLETWPLRVLVEVDRRGSFSAAAEALAMTQPAVSRQIAALERRFGVPLFRRLPRGVRSTAAGAEAARLARDVLDRLLTMESRLAAYAELTSGELRLCAFPSANTFLVPEAIRRFSAAHPGVTLSLVQRDPARPLAAVRDGMVDLALVTEWDLYADRHAAKYAVDRSGLDWVPLDGLDLVPLLDEELQLALPAGHRLARQARVRLRELPDEVWIEGAHPDCLGPIPPLADALGGPPRIGFTCDDWHGKQALVAAGAGVMLVPTLARPAIRHDLVLRPTSPVLPARRVYAVSATARSRAPAVAAMLTLLAGLAAADRDPPAHS; encoded by the coding sequence ATGCTTGAGACGTGGCCGCTGCGGGTCCTGGTCGAGGTGGACCGGCGCGGATCGTTCTCCGCCGCCGCCGAGGCGCTGGCGATGACCCAGCCGGCTGTCTCCCGCCAGATCGCCGCCCTGGAACGCCGCTTCGGGGTGCCGTTGTTCCGCCGGCTGCCGCGCGGGGTACGCAGCACGGCCGCTGGCGCGGAGGCCGCCCGGCTGGCCCGGGACGTGCTGGACCGGCTGCTGACGATGGAGTCCCGACTGGCCGCGTACGCCGAGTTGACCTCCGGTGAGTTGCGGCTCTGCGCGTTCCCGAGCGCCAACACCTTCCTCGTGCCGGAGGCGATCCGGCGGTTCAGCGCGGCACACCCCGGGGTGACGCTCAGTCTGGTGCAGCGTGACCCGGCCCGCCCGCTGGCGGCGGTGCGGGACGGCATGGTCGACCTCGCCCTGGTCACCGAGTGGGACCTGTACGCCGACCGGCACGCCGCCAAGTACGCCGTCGATCGGTCCGGTCTGGACTGGGTGCCGCTGGACGGTCTCGATCTGGTGCCGTTACTGGACGAGGAGTTGCAGCTGGCGCTCCCGGCCGGGCACCGGCTGGCCCGACAGGCGCGGGTCCGGCTGCGGGAGTTGCCGGACGAGGTGTGGATCGAGGGTGCCCATCCGGACTGTCTCGGGCCGATCCCGCCGCTGGCCGACGCCCTCGGCGGGCCACCGCGGATCGGGTTCACCTGCGACGACTGGCACGGCAAGCAGGCCCTCGTCGCGGCCGGGGCGGGCGTGATGCTGGTGCCGACCCTGGCCCGACCGGCCATCCGGCACGACCTGGTGCTGCGCCCGACCAGCCCGGTGCTGCCGGCCCGCCGGGTGTACGCCGTGTCCGCCACCGCGCGGTCGCGGGCGCCCGCAGTGGCCGCGATGTTGACGCTGCTCGCCGGCCTCGCAGCCGCCGACCGGGACCCGCCGGCTCACTCCTGA
- a CDS encoding trypsin-like serine protease, producing MNTRRTPAGVAVLMLVATLIAAAALTVTAGPASAAKPARNPDSSVTSDGSRVLVATRADVRGQSGSTGTGIPVNATQTAPSGPSDTAAGIGIESIFGPDDRIRISPATSFPARAVVQITRNGAAHCTGWLYGPDIVATAGHCVHSGGSGGAWYTGQLTIWPGRDGASAPYGSCTARRLYSVTGWTVSGLEDHDYGAIKLNCTVGNSTGWFGYWWQSASLAGTSTLINGYPGDKPFGQHWRGDSVARTVAVSQTNQIFYSNDTIGGMSGSPIYQYRGAGSAFCAGYCSMGIHAYGFPHLLFPHNTYNHGTRITEARFNNMQAWRAAP from the coding sequence ATGAACACTCGAAGAACACCGGCCGGGGTCGCCGTACTGATGCTGGTGGCCACGCTGATCGCGGCGGCAGCCCTGACCGTGACAGCCGGTCCGGCCAGCGCGGCGAAGCCGGCCCGCAACCCGGACAGCTCGGTGACCAGCGACGGGTCCCGGGTACTCGTCGCCACCCGGGCCGACGTGCGGGGACAGTCCGGCTCCACGGGTACCGGGATTCCGGTGAACGCGACCCAGACCGCCCCGAGCGGACCGTCGGACACCGCCGCCGGCATCGGCATCGAATCGATCTTCGGCCCGGACGACCGGATCCGGATCTCGCCGGCCACCTCGTTCCCGGCCCGCGCGGTCGTCCAGATCACCCGCAACGGCGCCGCGCACTGCACCGGTTGGCTGTACGGCCCGGACATCGTCGCGACGGCCGGCCACTGCGTGCACAGCGGCGGCAGTGGCGGCGCCTGGTACACCGGGCAACTCACCATCTGGCCTGGTCGGGACGGCGCCTCCGCCCCGTACGGCTCGTGTACCGCCCGGCGGCTCTACTCGGTGACCGGGTGGACCGTCAGCGGCCTGGAGGATCACGACTACGGCGCGATCAAGCTGAACTGCACGGTCGGCAACAGCACCGGCTGGTTCGGCTACTGGTGGCAGTCGGCGAGCCTGGCCGGCACCAGCACGTTGATCAACGGCTACCCCGGTGACAAACCGTTCGGCCAGCACTGGCGGGGCGACAGCGTCGCCCGCACCGTCGCGGTCAGCCAGACGAACCAGATCTTCTACAGCAACGACACCATTGGCGGGATGAGCGGCAGCCCCATCTACCAGTACCGGGGGGCAGGCAGCGCGTTCTGCGCGGGCTACTGCTCGATGGGCATCCACGCGTACGGCTTCCCGCACCTGCTCTTCCCGCACAACACCTACAACCACGGGACCCGGATCACCGAGGCCCGGTTCAACAACATGCAGGCCTGGCGCGCCGCGCCCTGA
- a CDS encoding endonuclease V produces MSEQAWRRLGAVDVHYPPDGGARAALLISPDDRFADVLAEHVAWLDRVEPYRPGAFFTRELPAIRAVLRLAAPVDLLVVDGYVDLSPDGRPGLGAHLHAETGVPVIGVAKTAFRSATHAIEVRRGGSDRPLHVTAAGLPDDDAAALVGRMAGQHRLPEALRRVDRLARSVVGQSDRSSSATSG; encoded by the coding sequence GTGAGCGAACAGGCTTGGCGCCGCCTCGGCGCGGTCGACGTGCACTACCCGCCCGACGGAGGGGCGCGGGCGGCGCTGCTGATCAGCCCGGACGACCGGTTCGCCGACGTGCTCGCCGAGCACGTCGCGTGGCTGGACCGGGTCGAGCCGTACCGGCCGGGGGCGTTCTTCACCCGGGAACTGCCGGCCATCCGGGCCGTGCTCCGACTCGCCGCGCCGGTCGACCTGCTCGTCGTCGACGGCTACGTGGACCTCTCCCCCGACGGCCGGCCCGGCCTCGGCGCCCACCTGCACGCCGAGACCGGCGTCCCGGTCATCGGGGTGGCCAAGACCGCGTTCCGCAGCGCCACCCACGCGATCGAGGTACGCCGCGGCGGGTCCGACCGCCCGCTGCACGTCACCGCCGCCGGGCTGCCCGACGACGACGCCGCCGCCCTGGTCGGCCGGATGGCCGGCCAGCACCGGCTCCCCGAGGCCCTGCGGCGGGTGGACCGGCTGGCCCGTTCGGTGGTCGGTCAGAGCGACAGGTCCAGCTCGGCGACCAGCGGGTAG
- a CDS encoding phosphatase PAP2 family protein: MGAVKDVLRRPFGHFAERSLLGLALVAGAGVGFGLLMLLVRAQWGPLYDADHGTAVWFNDLVAPHGPLVTVLRAITDLGGRSILIWLVTVAVVGLLIRRQGRLAAYLIVTGAGALLLDPSLKAIVGRLRPVVDVSLAHYAGDSFPSGHALGSTVAYGAVLLVFLPAMRPRWRGPAIGLVVGLVFAVGLTRIALGVHFVSDVIGGWLLGLVWLGVTGYAFRLWRRERGRPESSLREGLEPEARQDLRLAPDEEHLLPHPRAAVAELLTGWVLVFGALYGFGMLVSYHVEGSFVDTLDTVVPQWFNERRTDGWNEVSWWASKAGDTHAILMISMVFCPLVLAIWRRWRPVLFVALTMFGELSLFLASAAAVDRPRPDVPNLDGPMPTSSFPSGHIAATTCLWVAIAVVVMPRSDRWWRWLSVVAAVVMPTVVALSRIYRGMHHPSDFAGAILLTAAWIGLLYWVVRPNADVYEGNQPSIESEDVDTLDDELVRATGEPAPDAGEPVRVTGEPVGGRG, encoded by the coding sequence GTGGGCGCGGTCAAGGATGTGCTGCGGCGGCCGTTCGGCCATTTCGCTGAACGGAGCCTGCTCGGCCTGGCCCTGGTCGCCGGTGCCGGCGTCGGCTTCGGCCTGCTCATGCTGCTGGTACGGGCCCAATGGGGACCGTTGTACGACGCCGACCACGGGACGGCGGTCTGGTTCAACGACCTGGTCGCACCCCACGGTCCGCTGGTGACGGTGCTGCGGGCGATCACCGACCTGGGCGGGCGCAGCATCCTGATCTGGCTGGTCACCGTGGCGGTGGTCGGCCTGCTGATCCGGCGTCAGGGCCGGCTCGCCGCGTACCTGATCGTCACCGGCGCCGGGGCGCTGCTGCTGGATCCGTCGCTGAAGGCGATCGTCGGCCGGTTGCGGCCGGTGGTGGACGTGTCGCTGGCGCACTACGCCGGGGACAGCTTCCCGAGCGGCCACGCACTCGGCTCCACGGTCGCCTACGGCGCCGTGCTGCTGGTGTTCCTGCCGGCGATGCGGCCGCGCTGGCGCGGCCCGGCGATCGGTCTGGTGGTCGGGCTGGTGTTCGCGGTCGGGCTGACCCGGATCGCGCTCGGCGTCCACTTCGTCTCCGACGTGATCGGCGGTTGGCTGCTCGGGCTGGTCTGGCTCGGGGTGACCGGCTACGCCTTCCGGCTCTGGCGCCGGGAACGCGGCCGTCCGGAGTCCTCGCTGCGCGAGGGGCTGGAGCCGGAGGCGCGCCAGGACCTGCGGCTGGCCCCCGACGAGGAGCACCTGCTGCCGCATCCCAGGGCCGCCGTGGCCGAACTGCTCACCGGCTGGGTGCTCGTCTTCGGTGCCCTGTACGGGTTCGGGATGCTGGTCAGCTACCACGTCGAGGGCAGCTTCGTGGACACCCTGGACACCGTGGTACCGCAGTGGTTCAACGAGCGGCGCACCGACGGCTGGAACGAGGTGAGCTGGTGGGCCAGCAAGGCCGGCGACACCCACGCCATCCTGATGATCAGCATGGTCTTCTGCCCGCTGGTGCTGGCGATCTGGCGCCGCTGGCGTCCGGTGCTCTTCGTCGCCCTGACCATGTTCGGCGAGCTGAGCCTCTTCCTGGCCTCCGCCGCCGCCGTCGACCGCCCCCGGCCGGACGTGCCCAACCTGGACGGCCCGATGCCCACCTCGTCGTTCCCGTCCGGGCACATCGCGGCCACCACGTGCCTGTGGGTCGCGATCGCCGTCGTGGTGATGCCCCGCTCCGACCGCTGGTGGCGCTGGCTCTCCGTGGTCGCGGCGGTGGTCATGCCGACCGTGGTGGCGCTGTCCCGGATCTACCGGGGAATGCACCACCCGAGCGACTTCGCCGGGGCGATCCTGCTGACCGCCGCCTGGATCGGTCTGCTCTACTGGGTGGTGCGACCGAACGCCGACGTGTACGAGGGCAACCAGCCCAGCATCGAGTCCGAGGACGTCGACACCCTCGACGACGAGCTGGTCCGGGCCACCGGCGAACCGGCCCCGGATGCCGGTGAACCGGTCCGGGTCACCGGCGAGCCGGTCGGTGGGCGCGGCTGA
- a CDS encoding cellulase family glycosylhydrolase has translation MRTRISIALAALFALLLSGLVFVQPAHAAVGLRISDGRIVEANGSPFIMRGVSHAHTWYPSQTNSFRDIKSLGANTVRVVLSSGHRWTQNSASDVANVVSLCKQNRLICVLEVHDTTGYGEEGAAATLAQAVDYWISIRSAIAGQENYIVLNIGNEPFGNNETVSATWPTATSNAITRLRNAGFEHLIMVDAPMWGQDWRFIMRDNAQSVFNSDPARNTVFSIHMYGVFDTAAEITDYLGRFRGANLPIVVGEFGHNHSDGNPDEDTIMSYTQANGIGYIGWSWSGNSGGVEYLDMVSNFNVNSITSWGTRIFNGANGIRQTAREATIYGAGPTTPPPPTTTPPPTTTPPPTTTPPPTTTPPPTTTPPPGTRSCSATYSVTGHWQGGFQGEVRVTAGSQAISGWRVTWTFGNGQRVNQAWNASVSSSGNSVTATNVGYNGNLGAGASTTFGFIGSWTGTNSAPSLSCTAS, from the coding sequence ATGAGAACACGAATTTCCATCGCCCTCGCGGCACTGTTCGCCCTCCTGCTGTCCGGCCTGGTCTTCGTACAGCCGGCACACGCGGCGGTCGGACTGCGGATCAGCGACGGCCGGATCGTCGAGGCGAACGGCAGTCCATTCATCATGCGCGGGGTCAGCCACGCCCACACCTGGTACCCGTCCCAGACGAATTCGTTCCGGGACATCAAGTCGCTCGGCGCCAACACCGTCCGAGTGGTGCTCAGCAGCGGTCACCGCTGGACCCAGAACAGCGCGAGCGACGTGGCGAACGTCGTCTCGCTCTGCAAGCAGAACCGGTTGATCTGCGTCCTGGAGGTGCACGACACCACCGGGTACGGCGAGGAGGGCGCGGCGGCGACGCTGGCCCAGGCGGTCGACTACTGGATCAGCATCCGCAGCGCCATCGCCGGCCAGGAGAACTACATCGTCCTCAACATCGGCAACGAACCGTTCGGCAACAACGAGACCGTCAGCGCCACCTGGCCCACCGCGACCTCGAACGCGATCACCCGGCTCCGCAACGCCGGCTTCGAACACCTGATCATGGTCGACGCGCCGATGTGGGGGCAGGACTGGCGCTTCATCATGCGCGACAACGCCCAGTCGGTCTTCAACAGCGACCCGGCCCGCAACACCGTCTTCTCCATCCACATGTACGGCGTCTTCGACACCGCCGCCGAGATCACCGACTACCTGGGCCGGTTCCGCGGCGCGAACCTGCCCATCGTGGTCGGCGAGTTCGGCCACAACCACTCCGACGGCAACCCGGACGAGGACACCATCATGTCCTACACCCAGGCCAACGGGATCGGCTACATCGGCTGGTCCTGGAGCGGCAACAGCGGTGGGGTGGAGTACCTGGACATGGTCAGCAACTTCAACGTCAACAGCATCACCTCGTGGGGGACCCGGATCTTCAACGGTGCCAACGGCATCCGGCAGACCGCCCGCGAGGCGACCATCTACGGCGCCGGCCCGACCACCCCGCCGCCCCCGACCACGACACCGCCGCCCACCACCACGCCGCCGCCCACCACGACACCGCCGCCCACCACCACGCCGCCGCCGACCACCACGCCGCCGCCCGGGACCCGGTCCTGCAGCGCCACCTACTCGGTCACCGGGCATTGGCAGGGCGGCTTCCAGGGCGAGGTGCGGGTGACCGCCGGCAGCCAGGCGATCAGCGGCTGGCGGGTCACCTGGACGTTCGGCAACGGCCAGCGGGTGAACCAGGCCTGGAACGCCTCCGTCAGCAGCAGCGGCAACAGCGTCACCGCGACAAACGTCGGCTACAACGGCAACCTGGGCGCCGGCGCGAGCACCACGTTCGGCTTCATCGGCTCCTGGACGGGGACCAACAGTGCACCGTCGCTGAGCTGCACCGCCAGCTGA